In Cicer arietinum cultivar CDC Frontier isolate Library 1 chromosome 7, Cicar.CDCFrontier_v2.0, whole genome shotgun sequence, a single window of DNA contains:
- the LOC101508912 gene encoding UPF0496 protein At2g18630-like, translated as MGGQSSKMMIDGTKMGTHSLYAADLSSYEAECVKDPNLQCFDETIKEHTNRVISSLANGVEVRSLSFDSLREVTDSLLEMNQEVVKVILDCKRDIWGNKDLFSLVNDYFDNSLQTLEFCNSLEKCLRRARKNQVMVKSVITYFEEEVQNGLEGGTCVKTLQELKKFKDAGDPFTDEFYLLFQSVYTQQATMLQKLQIRKRKLDKKLKSHKTWKRVSNAIFVAAFVSVLIFSVVAASIAAPPVITALAAALVVPIGSVGKWCNSLFKGYEKALKGQREVVSSMQLGTYISLKDLDNIRLLTNKLELQLESLLQNADFALRNEDVIKLAIDEIKKNIETFSETLETLSARADKCSRQIRKARTVVIQNIIKRPD; from the coding sequence ATGGGTGGGCAATCTAGCAAGATGATGATTGATGGTACCAAAATGGGTACCCATTCTCTGTATGCTGCTGATTTGAGCTCTTATGAAGCTGAATGTGTTAAAGATCCAAACTTGCAATGTTTTGATGAGACCATTAAAGAACACACAAATAGGGTTATAAGTTCCCTTGCTAATGGTGTTGAGGTTAGGTCTTTATCTTTTGATTCACTAAGAGAAGTTACCGATAGTTTGCTTGAGATGAATCAGGAAGTAGTTAAGGTTATTTTGGATTGCAAGAGAGATATTTGGGGTAACAAGGATTTGTTCTCTTTGGTTAATGATTATTTTGATAATAGTCTTCAGACGTTGGAATTCTGTAATTCACTTGAGAAATGCTTGAGACGGGCGCGAAAAAATCAAGTGATGGTCAAGTCAGTAATTACCTATTTTGAAGAAGAGGTGCAAAATGGGCTTGAAGGGGGGACTTGTGTGAAGACATTGCAAGAGCTTAAGAAATTTAAGGATGCCGGGGATCCTTTTACTGATgagttttatttgttgtttcaaTCGGTTTATACGCAGCAGGCAACCATGTTGCAGAAATTGCAAATCAGAAAGAGGAAGCTTGATAAGAAATTGAAATCCCACAAGACATGGAAGAGGGTTTCAAATGCAATTTTTGTTGCTGCGTTTGTTTCTGTGTTGATTTTCTCAGTAGTAGCTGCTTCTATTGCTGCACCGCCTGTTATAACGGCTTTGGCTGCAGCGTTGGTTGTTCCAATAGGGTCAGTCGGAAAATGGTGTAACTCACTTTTTAAGGGCTATGAGAAGGCTCTAAAGGGACAAAGGGAAGTAGTCAGCTCAATGCAGCTTGGCACTTACATTTCATTGAAGGACTTGGACAACATTCGGTTGCTTACCAACAAATTGGAACTACAGCTTGAATCTTTGTTGCAGAATGCTGATTTCGCACTTAGAAATGAGGATGTGATAAAGCTTGCGATTGATGAGATTAAGAAGAATATAGAAACGTTTTCAGAGACGTTGGAGACTCTAAGTGCACGCGCTGATAAATGCAGTCGGCAGATAAGGAAAGCGAGGACAGTTGTTatacaaaatataatcaaaagaCCTGATTGA